The genomic segment TTTTTATAAGATCAACGGACCCATCAGATGATCCATTGTCAATGAAGACTATTCTGAAGTTATTATAAGTCTGTTTGAGGATTGATTTAAAATATCCATGGAGAAATCTGCGCCCATTTAAATTTGGGGTTATTATATACGTTTCTGTCATAGGATCACTTTTATCGAATAATTGTATTTTAATGAATTAGGAATTCCAGGTCAATTCAAGATCTAGTATCGAAATGTTTATTTGGTTCTAGTTTTATTGATTCAAAATTACAAATATGATTCGTTGACTTATGTATACTATCCCATATTAACAAGGTATTATAAAACCGATTCTTAAAACTTATTTGAGGGGACCAAATGAGAATTGCGATGATAATAGAGGCCTGGAAGCCTATATGTGGAGGGGGACAAGTAGTTGCCTATGAAGTCTGTAAAGGACTATCTGAGAATTACAATTGTGAGATAGACCTTTTTGTAATGAACCTCGAGGGCTACACAGGTCCAGAGGTTGAAAAAAGGAATGAAAATTTCAGGATAATCCATATTGGTAAAAAAAAGAAATGGAAATTTAAAGATAGATTAATTTGGCTGATTGAAGTTTTTTTTACCTTATTAAAAGAAAATAAAAAGTGTAACTATGAGATGATATATGCTCATTCAAATTTACCAGGTATTATTGCCAAATTGGCCTCATTTATACTCAAAGTGCCTTCAGTCTACCATGTGCATGGCAGTGGTGTTAGGGTGATCAGTGAAATGTACAATGAAACTCTTGCAGGAAAGATTATTTATGTTCTTGAAGACATCCTCCAGACAAAAATAAAATATGATCTTGAAATAACTGTTGATAGGGATTTTTTAAACTTTGAAAATGTTAATGAGCCCGTATACATCCCTAATGGGGTGGATCACTTAAATTTTAAAGCTAAACCTAAAAAAGAGAAAGAAACTTTCAATATACTCTTTGTCGGCAGATTACATCCTCAAAAGGGACTTAAAATCCTCATAGATGCTTCCAGAGATCTTAAAAATCTTCTTGAAAAGAAAAATGTAAGGATAATTATTGTTGGTGA from the Methanothermobacter sp. K4 genome contains:
- a CDS encoding glycosyltransferase family 4 protein; the protein is MIIEAWKPICGGGQVVAYEVCKGLSENYNCEIDLFVMNLEGYTGPEVEKRNENFRIIHIGKKKKWKFKDRLIWLIEVFFTLLKENKKCNYEMIYAHSNLPGIIAKLASFILKVPSVYHVHGSGVRVISEMYNETLAGKIIYVLEDILQTKIKYDLEITVDRDFLNFENVNEPVYIPNGVDHLNFKAKPKKEKETFNILFVGRLHPQKGLKILIDASRDLKNLLEKKNVRIIIVGDGPQRSELCSIVYEYGLDGIFEFKGEKRGNDLIEEYVSADLFILPSLYEGFPLTVLEAWAAKLPVLVSDVGDLPYVIKDGENGFLFKGGSSSDLKKKLSRILEMDTSSLAQIAERSYSKLIEEYTWDKIVPKIYEELKKVR